One window of the Torulaspora delbrueckii CBS 1146 chromosome 6, complete genome genome contains the following:
- the AXL1 gene encoding Axl1p (similar to Saccharomyces cerevisiae AXL1 (YPR122W); ancestral locus Anc_3.455), translated as MSWSQVKHINVPFFTPLSYSNRTHKLCQLPNGILLLLISDPTESVSACSLTVAAGSYNDSDDVPGVAHLCEHMLLAGGSKKYPSPGCYHDMITKNNGSYNAFTTGEQTTFYFELPDFNQAPEAGFEKAIDIFASFFSEPLFDHTLINKEIYAIQNEHDSNVSNVTKILYHATRLLGDKSHPFSRFATGNMSSLKNTLRLKGPTLRNLLSNHFRENYAPSRMTICLRGPSSVNGLAKLAISKFGELRPHKANEKVQAALTPNDGFNILQTRWGHTKAANNCFPSCLERNTICVDSGKLPIMRFLFPVWQKFTRFTKKDFLIFERFWFELFGDESAGSFCHFLVEKGWITNCYAYISRFSTDNTGLILELSLTNSGWHNIELIAQTLIFYLVPKFSREHTVQLARFLSEQFSIDLIRFLYSNAENSPMTECSNLCEVLQEDINGLDNSCIFMGSPMVLNEQSTQGLFSENEESQKWWIGQAIKFQSFLKEFMNHSNMRLILLGCLEDCSLSTTATQGKIAGTDPFYDFAYFTCKLSLRKPHANILNDYKFSIPPKNEFKPSWAENFPSLMRKLYYSSTKSQQASLGFAIKSDEGTRTPQLVSQNENYDMWVLSDCPASSHQSKAIVSFEISCWEIQPSPENTMNLEILAQVINLTLASDLYPSLKLGFTFEIYPSSRGDVRLGLVISGYSKRLGKVIESLSSIIRRLKSEKSFPSRELFRKARISVRSNYDKAEDNSSINVASIGLLVVMEKYMWSLQDRIDAIECIDLQTFKAFAASFADYRKFLRLFIQGDLSHADDINACLDRNLTNHLHGTQTDFQREPEYCSTKLLDPATNFYVEYPGRKDDPTNSTVYYIQTGPRDDCTAYTLTALSAYMMSFTLKPELRNKRQIGYVVMGGLRLLRNAVGLHISIMSTLEPLALEEKINEYLLYLEREVLTPMTEDTFRNKYLKDFLNLQSKGNLDKLRKDSGPADLMDQIVANVQSGDSDILNSSFMKKHKRLRNQIADGRYTFADRDSAINTTLLQELTIDHYLCFFRERISIHSKTRAKLSVMVKSPMTDEEIVNRQIYSQVDAFLKLHGLTIETAKLRELVQRSKGKPMLLAKELYQSFHSRHETWKLCTVMLRELLKMLTVNLKFRHQRQTNMAASEWGSTPATGLTLIKDINIYRKEVL; from the coding sequence ATGTCGTGGTCCCAGGTTAAACATATCAATGTTCCGTTCTTCACTCCACTTTCCTATAGCAACAGAACCCATAAACTGTGTCAATTGCCCAATGGTATACTATTATTGCTTATATCTGACCCAACAGAAAGCGTTAGTGCCTGTTCACTGACTGTGGCAGCAGGGTCGTACAACGACTCCGATGATGTTCCTGGAGTAGCGCACCTATGCGAGCATATGCTTCTAGCTGGCGGTTCAAAGAAATACCCTAGTCCTGGCTGCTACCATGATATGATTACAAAAAATAATGGCTCTTATAATGCTTTCACTACTGGTGAACAGACAACATTTTACTTCGAACTGCCTGATTTCAACCAGGCTCCAGAGGCTGGCTTTGAGAAAGCTATCGATATTTTTgcatccttcttctccgAGCCACTGTTCGACCATACGTTGATAAATAAGGAGATTTACGCCATACAGAATGAGCATGACAGTAATGTCTCCAATGTTACCAAAATACTGTACCATGCAACAAGATTACTGGGTGATAAAAGTCATCCATTCAGTCGGTTTGCAACAGGGAATATGTccagtttgaaaaatacaTTGCGTTTGAAAGGAccaactttgagaaatctGCTATCGAATCACTTTAGAGAAAATTATGCCCCCTCTAGGATGACTATATGCCTGCGAGGGCCTTCATCGGTGAATGGCCTAGCGAAATTAGCGATTAGCAAGTTCGGAGAGTTACGGCCACACAAGGCAAATGAAAAGGTACAGGCAGCTTTGACTCCAAACGACGGTTTTAATATTCTCCAAACTAGGTGGGGACATACGAAAGCGGCGAATAACTGCTTCCCCAGTTGTTTGGAGCGGAACACAATATGCGTAGATTCGGGAAAGCTTCCTATTATGAGGTTTCTGTTCCCAGTTTGGCAGAAATTTACAAGATttaccaagaaagatttcttAATCTTTGAACGATTTTGGTTTGAGCTTTTTGGAGACGAATCTGCAGGATCATTCTGTCATTTCTTGGTGGAGAAAGGCTGGATAACAAATTGTTATGCTTACATCTCCAGATTCTCGACAGACAATACAGGACTAATTTTAGAGCTGTCATTGACAAATTCTGGATGGCATAATATAGAGCTGATTGCCCAGACACTAATATTCTATTTGGTCCCCAAATTTAGCCGAGAACATACGGTGCAGTTGGCTCGTTTCCTCAGCGAGCAGTTTAGTATTGACTTGATACGGTTCCTTTATTCAAACGCCGAGAACTCCCCAATGACTGAGTGTTCTAATTTGTGTGAAGTGCTGCAGGAGGACATCAATGGATTAGATAATTCCTGCATTTTTATGGGTTCACCTATGGTTTTGAATGAGCAATCCACTCAGGGCCTCTTTagtgaaaatgaagaaagtcaaaAGTGGTGGATTGGTCAGGCAATTAAGTTCCAGAGCTTTCTCAAGGAATTCATGAATCATTCCAACATGCGGCTGATACTGCTTGGCTGTCTTGAGGATTGTTCTCTCTCAACTACCGCTACGCAGGGAAAGATAGCAGGGACAGACCCGTTTTATGACTTTGCATACTTCACTTGTAAGTTGAGCCTGAGAAAGCCTCACGCAAACATCTTAAATGACTacaaattttcaattccGCCTAAAAATGAGTTCAAACCAAGCTGGGCAGAGAATTTTCCTAGCCTGATGAGAAAACTGTATTATTCTTCGACCAAATCTCAGCAAGCCTCTCTTGGGTTTGCTATTAAAAGTGATGAAGGAACTAGGACACCGCAGCTCGTTAGCCAAAATGAAAATTACGATATGTGGGTTCTCTCCGACTGTCCAGCTTCGTCCCATCAGTCCAAAGCAATCGTATCCTTTGAAATCTCATGTTGGGAGATTCAACCAAGTCCTGAAAACACAATGAATCTGGAAATATTAGCACAAGTTATTAATTTAACACTTGCCTCCGATTTGTATCCATCTCTCAAACTAGGGTTTACCTTTGAGATATACCCATCGAGTCGAGGTGACGTACGTTTGGGGCTCGTCATTTCAGGGTACTCGAAGAGGCTTGGTAAAGTGATTGAGTCTCTCAGTAGCATTATCAGAAGACtcaaaagtgaaaaatcattcCCCTCCAGAGAACTGTTTAGAAAAGCTAGAATTTCGGTACGGAGTAACTATGATAAAGCTGAAGACAATAGTAGCATTAATGTTGCCAGTATTGGCCTATTGGTTGTCATGGAGAAGTATATGTGGAGTTTGCAAGACAGAATTGACGCTATCGAATGCATAGATCTACAgactttcaaagcatttgCTGCATCATTTGCAGATTATCGCAAATTTTTGAGACTATTCATTCAAGGCGATTTATCGCACGCAGACGATATTAATGCTTGCCTAGATCGAAATCTCACAAACCATCTCCATGGAACTCAAACTGATTTCCAACGAGAGCCTGAATATTGTTCAACCAAATTACTTGATCCCGCAACCAATTTTTACGTTGAGTATCCTGGTCGGAAGGACGATCCGACCAACAGTACCGTATATTATATCCAAACTGGACCCCGTGACGACTGCACGGCATATACTCTGACAGCTTTGAGCGCATACATGATGTCTTTCACACTTAAACCAGAGTTACGGAATAAAAGGCAGATTGGATATGTAGTCATGGGAGGACTTCGACTTTTGCGCAATGCTGTCGGACTCCATATCAGCATAATGTCAACCTTAGAGCCGCTAGCActagaagaaaaaatcaatgagTATTTGCTCTACCTAGAAAGAGAGGTTCTAACCCCAATGACCGAGGATACATTTCGAAACAAGTACCTGAAGGACTTTTTGAACTTACAGTCCAAAGGTAATTTGGACAAGCTGCGAAAAGATTCAGGCCCTGCCGATCTTATGGATCAAATAGTCGCTAATGTTCAGAGTGGTGACTCCGACATCCTAAACAGCTCCTTTatgaagaagcacaagagACTAAGAAATCAAATCGCAGATGGACGATATACTTTTGCTGACAGAGACAGTGCCATCAATACTACGCTTCTACAAGAACTGACAATTGACCACTATTTATGCTTTTTCCGCGAAAGAATATCAATACATTCCAAGACAAGAGCCAAGCTCTCAGTTATGGTCAAAAGTCCTATGaccgatgaagagattgtcAATCGCCAAATTTATTCACAAGTGGATGCATTTCTCAAACTTCACGGTCTTACGATTGAAACCGCTAAACTTCGTGAGCTAGTACAGCGTTCTAAGGGAAAACCGATGTTGCTGGCCAAAGAACTCTATCAGTCTTTCCATTCGCGCCACGAAACCTGGAAATTGTGCACAGTGATGCTTCGAGAATTGCTCAAAATGTTGACCGTCAATCTGAAGTTTCGACATCAACGACAGACGAACATGGCAGCATCGGAATGGGGTTCGACTCCCGCAACTGGACTGACGCTTATCAAAGACATCAACATATATAGGAAAGAAGTTTTGTAA
- the SHY1 gene encoding cytochrome oxidase assembly protein SHY1 (similar to Saccharomyces cerevisiae SHY1 (YGR112W); ancestral locus Anc_3.457), whose protein sequence is MTLIRGGAFKRVADQSWGLPRVRFIPRRTVKTSTVDWKPIRSSRTPDEEEARGKGYSRKIVLGLMFAMPAISFYLGTWQVRRLEWKTKLIASCESRLAYKPVPLPKSFTPEMCENWEYRRVTLKGRFLHDEEMFVGPRVRNGQKGYMLFTPFVRKDTGQKLLIERGWVSEEKVAPDSRTLRHLSLPQGDNVEIVCLVRVPRERGSFQWEKKDKSSRLWQVPDLVEMTAISGCPLIHLQALYDLKDHRWDQDSSTIAQQNNSKPSKWKFWSKGEANETSPDTQQLPSTAQVELGEWQLAKAGVPIGKKPKIDLKNNHLQYLITWYGLSFLSSIFLLIALRKFRRGGAISQAQLKKEKLKHAQKFM, encoded by the coding sequence ATGACTCTAATACGTGGAGGAGCATTCAAGAGAGTGGCTGATCAGAGCTGGGGACTTCCGAGAGTTCGTTTCATTCCAAGGAGAACCGTCAAGACATCGACAGTCGATTGGAAGCCTATAAGATCCAGTAGGACGCcagatgaggaagaggcAAGAGGTAAAGGATACAGCCGTAAAATTGTGCTGGGGCTTATGTTTGCGATGCCAGCTATTTCGTTTTATTTAGGTACCTGGCAGGTTCGTAGACTGGAATGGAAGACTAAACTGATAGCAAGTTGCGAGAGTAGGTTAGCCTATAAACCCGTTCCGTTGCCAAAGAGCTTTACTCCTGAGATGTGCGAAAACTGGGAATATCGTAGAGTTACTTTGAAAGGTCGTTTCCTACATGACGAAGAGATGTTTGTAGGTCCTCGAGTAAGGAACGGCCAGAAGGGCTACATGTTATTCACACCTTTTGTCAGAAAGGATACTGGGCAGAAATTGTTGATTGAGAGGGGTTGGGTCAGTGAAGAGAAAGTAGCACCTGATTCGAGGACACTAAGGCATCTCTCCTTGCCCCAGGGCGATAATGTTGAAATAGTGTGCCTTGTCAGAGTTCCAAGAGAGCGTGGGTCGTTTCAATGggaaaagaaggacaagTCCTCCAGACTATGGCAAGTTCCAGACCTTGTTGAGATGACTGCTATCTCGGGTTGTCCTCTCATCCATTTGCAAGCACTTTACGACCTCAAGGATCATCGTTGGGATCAGGACAGCAGCACGATCGCACAGCAGAATAACTCCAAACCATCTAAATGGAAATTCTGGTCCAAGGGAGAGGCGAACGAGACTTCTCCAGATACTCAGCAACTGCCGTCTACTGCCCAAGTGGAATTAGGTGAATGGCAACTGGCCAAGGCAGGTGTACCAATCGGTAAGAAACCCAAGATTGACCTAAAGAACAACCATTTGCAATACTTGATTACCTGGTACGGTTTATCGTTTTTAAGTTCCATCTTCTTACTGATCGCTCTAAGGAAGTTCAGACGTGGTGGCGCCATCTCTCAGgctcaattgaagaaagagaaattgaagcatgCCCAAAAGTTCATGTGA
- the CLD1 gene encoding carboxylic ester hydrolase (similar to Saccharomyces cerevisiae YGR110W; ancestral locus Anc_3.454), with product MSTRFVTQSLKGIVGSLLRNRVSLKAQSVSLDVPAAPTAIPLREIIVKLPSLFPRSFGDSVRDYRDLCRHTDEKFQRDLLATLPFYGEGDLHRRSEVIRTKVDDEGNYINEFYIMPKNASVPRDRLKHLVFIHGYGAGLGFFLKNFENIPLLNNEWCIHAIDLPGYGFSSRCKFPFQYPKDTVTDVHEWFHKRLNRWFAERNLLRNPENNIVMAHSLGAYLMALYASKNSSHFKKLVMCSPAGICESTTTKAIGNRKPPWWYSKLWDRNISPFSLVRVSSRLGSKLTSGWSYKRFGKLLRSKSRKSEQQFEALHKYCYSIFNKPGCGEYLLSFALRCGGDPRIPLEDMLFKTNDSGIMNGNLEWLWLYGERDWMDFNGGKRVSEHLKKSGQKSEVCIVPNAGHHLYFDNYDYFNSLIIREMKSM from the coding sequence ATGAGTACGAGATTTGTGACACAGAGTTTGAAGGGTATCGTGGGCTCGCTCTTGAGAAACAGGGTCTCCTTGAAAGCCCAGAGTGTATCTCTCGATGTTCCAGCTGCTCCAACTGCTATTCCATTGAGAGAGATTATTGTCAAATTGCCAAGTTTGTTTCCCCGATCCTTTGGAGACTCTGTTAGAGATTACAGGGACCTTTGTCGTCATACGGATGAGAAGTTTCAGAGAGACTTGTTGGCAACTTTGCCTTTTTATGGCGAAGGAGATTTGCATAGGAGGTCAGAAGTTATTCGAACCAAGGTTGATGACGAGGGAAACTATATTAACGAATTCTACATAATGCCAAAGAATGCTTCAGTACCTCGGGATCGTCTGAAACATCTTGTCTTTATTCATGGGTATGGTGCAGGTCTGGGGTTTTTCCtaaagaattttgaaaatatACCTTTACTCAATAACGAGTGGTGTATTCACGCTATAGACCTTCCTGGATATGGGTTCTCTTCCCGCTGTAAATTTCCATTCCAGTATCCAAAGGATACAGTTACTGATGTGCACGAATGGTTCCACAAACGGCTTAACCGGTGGTTTGCTGAGAGGAACCTGCTGCGGAATCCAGAAAATAATATCGTTATGGCACATTCTTTGGGTGCATACTTGATGGCTCTATATGCGTCAAAGAATTCATCgcatttcaagaaactggtGATGTGCTCGCCAGCGGGGATCTGTGAATCTACAACCACGAAAGCCATTGGTAATCGCAAGCCACCGTGGTGGTACTCGAAGCTTTGGGATCGGAACATATCCCCTTTCTCGCTCGTTAGAGTTTCTTCAAGGCTCGGTTCCAAATTGACCAGTGGTTGGTCATACAAGAGGTTTGGCAAGCTACTGAGGAGCAAAAGCAGAAAAAGCGAACAGCAGTTTGAAGCTCTACATAAGTACTGTTATtcgatcttcaacaaaccTGGATGTGGAGAATACCTGTTGAGCTTTGCGCTGCGTTGTGGAGGTGACCCCAGGATTCCACTCGAAGACATGTTGTTCAAGACAAATGATAGCGGAATTATGAACGGAAACTTGGAATGGCTATGGCTTTATGGTGAGAGAGATTGGATGGATTTTAATGGTGGCAAGCGGGTCTCTGAGCATCTAAAGAAATCGGGCCAAAAAAGTGAAGTTTGCATTGTACCTAATGCTGGTCATCATTTGTATTTCGACAACTATGATTATTTTAACAGTCTAATAATTCGTGAGATGAAAAGTATGTAA
- the CTR1 gene encoding high-affinity Cu transporter CTR1 (similar to Saccharomyces cerevisiae CTR1 (YPR124W); ancestral locus Anc_3.459) — protein MDMSSMDMSSMTMSSSSMSGSMSMSMSMTMSMPTATASSSGGMSGMSGMDTGNSSDSSMDMGMNYYLTPTYKHYPVLFQHLVADSEGKAFGIFLLIVVAAFAYKFLLFVSWCLEVHWFKRWNKTNKYSTLQVERNTNNGKSSDGKDYYGDEILEMSTLPKIPNFMFDVFSPSLIDLFHDFIRALLTFTSTMIIYMLMLAAMSFVLTYVFAVITGLALAEVFFNRCKICMLKRWDIQREIKKTTTCPGAGACQCGRHEWSANDEDATASLNDQSTQIQDKTGGGTGCCSKVEQPVEPSCCCTEQAKEDERKIEKNILESSKLQEQAGNMDSNLMPAEKFQ, from the coding sequence ATGGATATGAGTTCTATGGATATGTCAAGTATGACTATGTCGTCGAGCTCGATGTCGGGTTCGATGTCGATGTCGATGTCGATGACCATGTCGATGCCCACCGCGACAGCTAGTAGTTCTGGTGGAATGTCGGGTATGTCTGGGATGGATACAGGCAATAGCTCTGATAGTTCGATGGACATGGGAATGAATTATTATCTGACACCAACTTACAAACACTATCCTGTGCTGTTCCAACATTTAGTAGCTGATTCTGAGGGAAAAGCTTTCGGTATATTTTTATTGATTGTGGTTGCAGCTTTTGCGTACAAATTTTTATTGTTCGTTAGTTGGTGCTTGGAAGTGCACTGGTTTAAGAGGTGGAATAAGACTAACAAGTACAGTACTTTGCAAGTTGAGAGAAACACCAATAATGGAAAGAGTTCCGATGGTAAGGATTACTATGGTGATGAGATTCTTGAGATGTCCACTTTGCCCAAAATACCAAATTTCATGTTTGATGTTTTCAGTCCCTCACTAATCGATTTGTTCCACGATTTCATCAGAGCTTTGCTAACATTTACCTCTACTATGATCATTTACATGTTGATGCTTGCAGCAATGTCATTTGTTCTAACCTATGTCTTTGCCGTCATTACAGGTCTGGCGCTCGCAgaagtcttcttcaatagaTGCAAAATTTGCATGCTGAAGAGATGGGATATTCAGAGAGAAATTAAAAAGACCACAACGTGCCCGGGGGCAGGTGCCTGTCAGTGCGGCAGACACGAATGGTCCgccaatgatgaagatgcgACCGCGAGTCTAAACGATCAAAGCACTCAGATTCAGGACAAGACGGGAGGAGGCACAGGGTGCTGCTCCAAGGTTGAGCAACCCGTCGAACCATCGTGTTGTTGTACAGAGCAGGCCaaagaggatgaaagaaaaattgaaaaaaacaTCCTTGAGAGTTCAAAATTGCAGGAACAAGCAGGCAACATGGACTCCAATTTAATGCCTGCCGAGAAGTTCCAATAA
- the TDEL0F03380 gene encoding uncharacterized protein: MKLISFGYFLLSLNLCTSILAVTVDGNLYFNTQKLLKRLETAQGDNQSIALIEILAKIRDGEKVDSKAVPVVGVIESIEEIVVLSTQLHDSGNFLTTVKNRTNELTKLNFLVQSKIASLSRKSQFLYGSSLSKITSRYLTHEMYSMQRLKHKLYAVPQETENLQGEIDECLIRCNIALQATFKSLALLQSRDIVTINMIIQKAFHNSRKSDPQDLGDSLAVSIAAQRDPATLESDIKYLRENLAVIIKSGMFMFFCFAFQIYICSFTFGVLLTVSSLIWIAIFLQLIDVQ; the protein is encoded by the coding sequence ATGAAATTAATAAGTTTTGGCTACTTTTTACTATCATTAAATCTATGCACTAGTATTCTAGCAGTGACGGTCGATGGTAATTTATATTTTAATACACAAAAGCTACTGAAGCGACTAGAGACAGCCCAAGGAGATAATCAAAGTATTGCACTTATTGAAATATTGGCAAAAATTAGAGACGGAGAAAAGGTTGATTCGAAAGCTGTACCGGTGGTAGGCGTCATTGAATCCATCGAAGAAATCGTTGTACTCTCAACGCAACTCCATGACTCCGGCAATTTTCTTACTACAGTGAAAAACAGAACCAATGAATTGACAAAGTTGAACTTTTTGGTACAGTCCAAAATTGCTAGTTTGTCGAGAAAATCACAGTTTCTTTATGGTTCTTCATTATCCAAGATCACTTCTAGATACCTGACCCACGAAATGTACTCTATGCAAAGGCTCAAGCACAAGTTATACGCAGTCCCccaagaaactgaaaatCTTCAGGGAGAAATTGACGAATGCTTAATTCGGTGTAATATTGCATTACAGGCgactttcaaatctctcGCCCTACTGCAATCCAGAGATATCGTCACTATAAACATGATAATACAAAAAGCATTCCATAACAGTCGCAAATCAGACCCGCAAGATCTTGGTGACAGTTTAGCGGTATCAATAGCCGCTCAACGCGATCCAGCTACCCTTGAGAGCGATATCAAGTATTTAAGAGAAAACCTCGCCGTGATCATTAAATCGGGCATGTTCATGTTCTTTTGCTTTGCATTTCAAATATACATCTGCTCGTTCACATTCGGTGTCTTACTCACCGTCAGTTCCCTCATCTGGATAGCTATCTTCTTACAATTGATCGACGTTCAATAG
- the TDEL0F03370 gene encoding uncharacterized protein, which yields MGFWETFKAKFFKWKHAQDANPVEGETYNDPPKVADLPNMPDSEGNLIAVSSGKREMSPVLSAKLGINTPHHAEIDDQIK from the coding sequence ATGGGATTTTGGGAAACGTTTAAAGCCAAGTTTTTCAAGTGGAAACATGCTCAGGATGCTAATCCTGTCGAGGGCGAGACTTACAATGACCCACCAAAGGTCGCTGATTTGCCCAATATGCCCGATAGCGAGGGCAATTTGATCGCTGTTTCATCTGGGAAGAGAGAGATGTCCCCAGTCTTGAGTGCCAAGTTGGGCATTAATACTCCCCACCATGCGGAGATCGATGATCAAATTAAATAG
- the TDEL0F03410 gene encoding uncharacterized protein (similar to Saccharomyces cerevisiae YGR111W; ancestral locus Anc_3.456), translating into MTVPVPANLSFEENTDPEVVRYTHLENGKTWKGLQTLEEYSQREKLLGESSIATKGQSSEMKEKFPVGHELFGLKYFVLKDKNLEESSKTSQIVSSCEALCRLGYAIYPESNGKIVPVLTVCIGGVYTPHDHRGKGYARTMIGELNKHFDKLSKAPDAPEFVRYTVLTLYSEVGEYYSKSGYYSLHVPLHIVKDLDEFFDRFWGQEVLEEGRSLGFDDYKDLVALQQKKFDSQLMALHKQYPEKFVFTVASDIDIYKWFEIRDIFLMEKTNRHQNNLKFGFALKDDNHIIWHHHWNADALVIVKVFVKEEMDGQHYSSTLKKLIAQALSEAKKCGLKNLIFWDEEIPIKKLPELYSILTKMEDGSKVFAENGSLSAVRPPNGFSMEDTIWDNNTKFCWF; encoded by the coding sequence ATGACAGTTCCTGTGCCTGCAAATCtcagctttgaagagaacACTGATCCCGAAGTAGTTCGCTATACGCATTTGGAGAATGGTAAAACCTGGAAAGGGCTGCAAACCTTGGAGGAATACAGCCAAAGGGAAAAACTATTGGGAGAGTCTTCCATAGCTACCAAGGGGCAATCTTCTGAGATGAAGGAGAAGTTTCCTGTGGGTCACGAACTCTTTGGTTTGAAATATTTTGTTCTTAAGGATAAGAAccttgaagaaagtagcAAGACTAGTCAAATAGTTTCTAGTTGTGAAGCGTTATGTCGGCTTGGCTATGCTATATATCCCGAATCAAATGGCAAGATAGTGCCTGTTTTAACGGTTTGCATTGGCGGAGTGTATACTCCCCACGATCATCGAGGCAAGGGCTATGCAAGAACTATGATTGGTGAACTCAATAAGCATTTTGATAAGCTAAGCAAAGCTCCCGATGCTCCAGAGTTTGTAAGATACACCGTGTTGACCCTTTACAGCGAAGTTGGAGAGTACTATTCCAAATCGGGGTATTACTCACTACATGTCCCTTTGCATATTGTCAAGGACTTAGATGAGTTCTTTGATCGCTTCTGGGGACAAGAAGTGTTGGAGGAAGGCAGATCTTTAGGATTTGATGATTACAAGGACCTAGTTGCTCTTCAACAGAAAAAGTTTGACTCTCAGCTAATGGCGCTGCATAAGCAATACCCTGAAAAATTTGTATTCACAGTAGCTTCTGATATTGACATCTATAAATGGTTTGAGATTCGTGATATATTCCTGATGGAAAAGACTAACAGACATCAGAATAATttaaaatttggatttgccCTTAAGGACGACAACCACATCATATGGCATCACCACTGGAACGCCGATGCATTGGTCATTGTGAAAGTTTTCGTTAAGGAAGAGATGGATGGTCAACATTACTCATCGACTCTCAAAAAACTAATCGCCCAAGCTCTATCAGAAGCCAAAAAGTGTGGCCTTAAGAACCTAATCTTCTGggatgaagaaattccaatcaagaagttgcCCGAGTTGTACTCAATTCTTACAAAGATGGAAGATGGATCTAAAGTGTTCGCTGAGAACGGTTCTTTGAGTGCTGTCAGACCTCCGAATGGCTTTAGTATGGAGGATACAATTTGGGACAACAATACAAAGTTCTGCTGGTTTTAA
- the DAM1 gene encoding Dam1p (similar to Saccharomyces cerevisiae DAM1 (YGR113W); ancestral locus Anc_3.458): MSQEKPKTAAKRSATEYRLSITSNPGSRRSSLSGINESATLGGTNRTGTNTGVKEEEENLVREYILPQIRELSDSIITLDANFTQLNFIHESLVDFNESLGALLYGLMCNSWCVDFPSVSHDIAGELAVASRLESLAAEKQQLIEQLNEIKNQGEETPRNSNFVQPVFPANQVKRFNPRRQTAVPRQDTEEEFDEDGANSEASFISNPSIDVFRPTQGNVNKLRTKNHDKLRRKSILHTIRNSIASTTDFQPTDIAMQRRHRMSLGGGATRVVATSPPPTKMKTNASRVPPLARDSAARDRPHATDQRRTTLASRPPFR, translated from the coding sequence ATGAGCCAAGAGAAGCCCAAGACGGCTGCAAAGAGATCTGCTACAGAATATAGACTCTCAATTACCAGCAATCCCGGATCGCGAAGATCATCGCTCAGTGGGATCAATGAGAGTGCAACCTTAGGAGGTACCAACAGGACGGGAACCAATACTGGtgttaaagaagaagaggagaattTGGTTAGAGAGTATATCTTGCCCCAGATACGAGAACTTAGTGATTCGATCATTACACTTGACGCGAACTTTACGCAGTTGAACTTCATTCATGAGAGTTTGGTTGATTTCAATGAGTCCCTGGGAGCTTTGCTTTATGGACTCATGTGTAACTCGTGGTGCGTGGACTTTCCCTCAGTATCTCACGATATAGCCGGTGAGTTGGCGGTTGCGAGCCGATTGGAGTCATTAGCGGCTGAGAAACAACAGCTTATTGAGCAATTAAACgaaatcaagaatcaaGGTGAGGAAACTCCCAGGAATTCGAACTTTGTACAACCCGTATTTCCTGCAAATCAAGTCAAGAGGTTCAACCCAAGGAGGCAAACCGCTGTACCGCGTCAGGAcactgaggaagaatttgacGAAGATGGAGCCAACAGCGAAGCCTCATTCATCTCGAATCCCTCAATCGACGTTTTTAGACCAACCCAGGGCAACGTGAATAAGCTGAGAACCAAGAATCACGATAAATTACGACGCAAATCCATACTGCACACCATAAGAAACAGTATAGCATCCACGACAGACTTCCAACCAACGGACATTGCAATGCAGAGAAGACACAGGATGTCCCTAGGAGGTGGAGCGACTCGTGTCGTAGCTACTTCTCCTCCACCAACTAAGATGAAGACTAATGCCAGCCGTGTCCCCCCGCTCGCGAGAGACTCAGCTGCCAGGGACAGACCCCATGCTACCGATCAGAGACGAACTACCTTGGCGAGCAGACCACCCTTCAGATGA